The genomic DNA GCACACCGAGATCATCCGGGGATCGGTGGTGGGTGGTTCCGGGGCGGTCAACGGCGGCTACTTCTGCCGGGGGTTGCCCACCGACTTCGATCGGTGGGGCGTGCCGGGGTGGACCTGGGATGATGTGCTGCCGCACTTCCGTGCCATCGAGACCGACCTGGATTTCGACACCGCCGCGCATGGGGACGGTGGGCCGATAACCGTCCGTCGGGTACGTGAATTCGACGGTTGCACAGCATCATTCGTGGATGCGGCGACGAGTTCCGGATTCGGCTGGATCGATGACCTCAATGGCTCGGACGTTGCGGCGCCACTGCCGCCCGGCGTGGGTGCCGTTCCGCTGAACATCAACGGCGGCAACAGGGTTGGGCCGGGTGGTGCCTACCTGCAGCCCGCCCTGGGCCGGCCGAATCTCCGGCTGGTGACCGACACCCGCGTTGGCCGCGTGCTGTTCCGCGCGAATCGGACCGTCGGAGTGCGGTGCGACGACGGTACGGTTCTCAGTGCTGATCGAATTATCCTGTGTTCCGGAGCAATTGGATCGGCACACCTGCTGATGCTGTCCGGTATCGGGCCGCCGGCCGAGCTTGAGGCGCTCGGCATCGACGTGGTCTCCGGCCTGCCGGTCGGCATGCGCACCGTGGACCATCCGGAATGGGTGCTACCCGTCTCCTGGGCGCCGACTCACGACCTGCCACCGCTGGAGGCCGTGCTCACCACTGCCGATGGCATCGAGGTACGTCCGTACACCGCCGGCTTCGCGGCCATGGTGCATGGGCCCGGGCACGACCCCGCCG from Mycobacterium sp. DL440 includes the following:
- the mftG gene encoding mycofactocin system GMC family oxidoreductase MftG; the protein is MECDVLIVGAGSAGSILAERLSTDPSCQVTVVEAGPAPSDPRVAAQITDALRLPIGAASSVVRHYASVLTDNPPRHTEIIRGSVVGGSGAVNGGYFCRGLPTDFDRWGVPGWTWDDVLPHFRAIETDLDFDTAAHGDGGPITVRRVREFDGCTASFVDAATSSGFGWIDDLNGSDVAAPLPPGVGAVPLNINGGNRVGPGGAYLQPALGRPNLRLVTDTRVGRVLFRANRTVGVRCDDGTVLSADRIILCSGAIGSAHLLMLSGIGPPAELEALGIDVVSGLPVGMRTVDHPEWVLPVSWAPTHDLPPLEAVLTTADGIEVRPYTAGFAAMVHGPGHDPAELPHLGVALMRPHSRGRVRLASADPKVAPVIEHRYDSVPEDVDALRRGAELARELVSQTAEVGDASWSTSQHLAGTAPMGAGAEAVLDPTCRVLGVEGLWVVDGSIMPAITSRGPHATIAMIGHRAAEFLAT